One part of the Vicia villosa cultivar HV-30 ecotype Madison, WI linkage group LG6, Vvil1.0, whole genome shotgun sequence genome encodes these proteins:
- the LOC131614273 gene encoding uncharacterized protein LOC131614273, with the protein MYDGVMIYRDDVSTLVYGQYIEKWSMVVIHNLLNGWGYIEGTYIIWTKIIEIDENHFQIRRDDDCYDLDAYACATQTSGELFLEHHITDLEVLVRCAKCVNEVVAPVVYDDERIEGLNDSEDERATTLADGFKVIYVKPVNDNVGLAGFLKCSNKKKWEDDGFKKKKHVDDSSNKNAAQDDGSKIKWRMMNMREALNKNFKFEWGMEFNSLDDFRDAIHEWSILNGREITFVKNESYRVRVECRAKCGFLILCSKVEHKHMCTIKTIHGSHTCARVLDSRSTNNRWVAKAVVKKMQKFESVRICDIIQYMRQNYSVVMNVAKAWKAKLIAKRIVEGDADKQYANLWRYAAELHRVNPGNTLKINVERPNPSIQPRFGSFYLSFDGCKQGFIKGCRPFVGVDGCHLKTKYGGQLLITVERNPNDQYFPLAFGVVETETKDS; encoded by the exons ATGTATGATGGGGTTATGATATATAGAGATGATGTTTCTACTTTAGTCTATGGGCAATATATTGAGAAGTGGTCAATGGTCGTTATTCATAACTTGTTGAATGGGTGGGGATATATTGAAGGGACGTACATAATATGGACAAAGATTATTGAAATAGATGAAAATCATTTCCAGATTAGGAGGGACGATGATTGTTATGATttggatgcatatgcatgtgcAACCCAAACATCAGGGGAATTGTTTTTGGAGCATCATATCACTGATTTAGAAGTATTAGTCAGGTGTGCTAAGTGTGTGAATGAGGTTGTGGCTCCTgttgtttatgatgatgaaagaattgaagGGCTcaatgatagtgaggatgaacGAGCCACAACTCTTGCAGATGGGTTTAAAGTAATTTATGTGAAACCAGTTAATGATAATGTTGGTCTTGCTGGATTCTTGAAATGTTCTAATAAGAAGAAATGGGAAGATGATGGGTTCAAAAAGAAGAAACATGTAGATGATAGTTCCAACAAGAATGCAGCTCAAGATGATGGTTCCAAAATAAAGTGGAGGATGATGAATAT GAGAGAGGCATTGAATAAGAATTTTAAATTTGAGTGGGGTATGGAATTCAATTCCCTAGATGATTTTAGAGATGCCATACATGAGTGGTCAATATTAAATGGAAGAGAAATTACTTTTGTGAAGAATGAGAGCTACAGAGTAAGGGTAGAATGTAGGGCTAAATGTGGGTTTTTGATTCTCTGCTCTAAAGTGGAACATAAGCACATGTGTACTATAAAGACTATACATGGCAGccacacatgtgctagggttttgGATAGCAGATCTACAAACAATAGGTGGGTGGCAAAGGCAGTTGTGAAGAAGATGCAAAAATTTGAATCAGTTAGGATTTGTGACATTATCCAATATATGAGACAAAACTATTCAGTGGTCATGAATGTGGCTAAGGCATGGAAGGCAAAGCTTATAGCAAAGAGGATAGTAGAAGGAGATGCAGACAAACAATATGCTAATCTATGGAGATATGCAGCTGAGTTGCATAGGGTAAATCCTGGGAATACCTTGAAAATTAATGTTGAGAGACCCAACCCATCAATTCAACCAAGGTTTGGCTCTTTTTACCTTTCCTTTGATGGTTGTAAACAGGGATTCATCAAGGGTTGCAGACCATTTGTTGGAGTTGATGGATGCCACTTGAAAACTAAATATGGTGGTCAACTGTTAATTACTGTTGAAAGGAATCCCAATGACCAATATTTCCCTTTGGCATTTGGTGTTGTGGAAACTGAGACAAAAGACAGTTGA